From the Marispirochaeta aestuarii genome, the window TAACCTATAGCACATGTAAATTTAAAAAGGGACTGCCTACTTAATAGACAGCCCCCTTCTTTTTGCCCGAATCTCGAATGTGCCGGTCTACTTTTTGATGGCGGCCTTGTTTACAACACTCGCGGGGATCTCCCCCATCAGGACCTGGGCGGCAGCTCGGGCAGCCTTCTGCTGAAGGTCCGCCTGGGCTTCCTCGGAATAAAAGCCCTTGTGGTCCGAAAGCACAACGTTATCCATTGCCTTGAGGGGATAGTCCGCCGGTGCCGGTTCCTGTTCGTGAACATCTATACCGGCCCAGGCGATCCTGCCGGACTTGAGGGCATCCACCAGGGCAGCGGTATCCACCAGACCGCCCCGGGAGGTGTTTACCAGGATTGAACTGGGCTTCATTTTGGAGAAGGCCTCGGCGTTGAAAAGATGCTTTGTCTTCTCGTTCAGCGGTGCATGGATGGAAACATAGTCAGACTCTTTCAGCAGGGTATCGAAATCAACCTTCCGGCCGCCGGCTTTTTTGATCTCGTCCTCATCAACAAAGGGATCATAGATAAGGACTTCTCCCAGGTTAAAACCCTTCAGCTTTCGGTGCAGGGCCCGGGGAATGTGTCCGTAGCCCACAAGACCGAACTTGCGTCCCGCTATACGATAGATGGGGGTGGGACCGTTGGCGTCCCAGTCCCCTTTGCGAACCGAAGCGTCCCGGAAGCGGATCTGCCGGGCGCAGGCCATAAAGAGGGCCAGAGCCTGGTCGGAAACTTCTTCCATACAGTAGTCGGGGACGTTACAGATCAGAATGCCCTTTTCCGTAGCCGCAGCAGCGTCTATGCTGTCATACCCGACTCCGTAACGGGCGATAACCCTGCACTTTTCAAATTTGCCCAGGAGCTCAGCCCCCAGGGGAGCCAGGTTTACCACAATGGCGTCCGCATCCTTACACTCGGCAACGATCTGATCATCCGAGGGATTTACATTGGTTATTTCAACAACCTCGGCCCCGGCTTTTTTGAACTCTTCCCTTTCCAGGGCATGACTTTCATAACGATCGTCAATTATTACTGCCTTCATAAAAACTCCTTATTGCATCATTTAACAGCATACGGGAATCACAATTACTATTTCATCTTTAGTTAAATAAGTAGCGATAGTCAAGAACAGTATAGCATAAAATAGTATACGAAAAAAGGATTTTCCTTGACCTGAATGGAGGACTATGAG encodes:
- a CDS encoding C-terminal binding protein; protein product: MKAVIIDDRYESHALEREEFKKAGAEVVEITNVNPSDDQIVAECKDADAIVVNLAPLGAELLGKFEKCRVIARYGVGYDSIDAAAATEKGILICNVPDYCMEEVSDQALALFMACARQIRFRDASVRKGDWDANGPTPIYRIAGRKFGLVGYGHIPRALHRKLKGFNLGEVLIYDPFVDEDEIKKAGGRKVDFDTLLKESDYVSIHAPLNEKTKHLFNAEAFSKMKPSSILVNTSRGGLVDTAALVDALKSGRIAWAGIDVHEQEPAPADYPLKAMDNVVLSDHKGFYSEEAQADLQQKAARAAAQVLMGEIPASVVNKAAIKK